Proteins encoded together in one Microbacterium sp. ABRD28 window:
- a CDS encoding helix-turn-helix domain-containing protein yields MPQSMLSPADSRRPLLAAAALREFGRGGYHRTTVADTAREAKVSPVYVFKLYRGKCSRRWGMPTPPSSVTAPC; encoded by the coding sequence ATGCCTCAGTCCATGCTCTCGCCCGCCGATTCCCGTCGTCCACTCCTTGCGGCGGCGGCGCTGCGGGAGTTCGGCCGGGGTGGATACCACCGCACGACGGTGGCAGACACGGCGCGGGAGGCGAAGGTCTCTCCTGTCTACGTGTTCAAGCTGTACCGCGGAAAGTGCTCGAGGCGATGGGGGATGCCAACGCCGCCCTCATCAGTGACAGCGCCCTGCTGA
- a CDS encoding ABC transporter ATP-binding protein, producing MHGATIDIPSGAVAGFVGPNGSGKSTLLRTVYRAVAPVSGTVAVGDRDVRSVTARQAAKAVAVMLQEAVLDFDLTVEETVLLGRAPHRTTFGRDTSADRRIVAHALRRAEIEDLSDRMVASLSGGQRQRVMLARALAQQTPVLILDEPSNHLDISHQHDLMTTVRSLGATVIVALHDLNLAARYCDLVVVLAEGRVIASGSPSDVLTVDLIRSTFGVDARILSDGREKVFAFRPLERTVTGVLSHP from the coding sequence GTGCACGGCGCGACCATCGACATCCCCTCGGGCGCCGTCGCCGGATTCGTCGGACCGAACGGGTCGGGCAAGTCGACATTGCTGCGCACGGTGTATCGCGCTGTCGCCCCCGTCTCGGGCACCGTGGCGGTGGGTGATCGCGACGTGCGGTCGGTCACCGCGCGGCAGGCAGCCAAAGCTGTCGCCGTCATGCTGCAGGAAGCCGTTCTCGACTTCGACCTCACCGTCGAGGAGACCGTCCTGCTCGGACGCGCGCCGCATCGGACCACCTTCGGCAGAGACACCTCGGCGGATCGACGGATCGTCGCGCACGCTCTGCGCAGGGCCGAGATCGAGGACCTGAGCGATCGCATGGTGGCCTCGCTCTCAGGCGGGCAGCGTCAGCGCGTGATGCTCGCGCGGGCGCTGGCGCAGCAGACGCCCGTGTTGATTCTCGACGAACCGAGCAATCACCTCGACATCAGTCACCAGCACGACCTCATGACCACGGTGCGATCGTTGGGTGCCACCGTCATCGTTGCTCTGCACGATCTGAATCTCGCAGCGCGGTACTGCGATCTCGTCGTGGTTCTGGCAGAGGGGAGGGTGATCGCCAGCGGCTCACCTTCCGACGTTCTGACGGTCGACCTCATTCGTTCGACCTTCGGGGTCGACGCCCGCATTCTCAGCGACGGACGCGAGAAGGTGTTCGCGTTCCGCCCGCTCGAGCGCACCGTGACAGGTGTCCTTTCTCACCCGTGA
- a CDS encoding ABC transporter substrate-binding protein produces MPTYPRAHRRSPLFAIPLGLSALLLAGCGGGVVEAAAPSASGDIVTIENCGRTLTLDGVPRAAVGMHPAQTELMLRLGLEDLLVGQAQAMAQSLPSDVAAQAEDIPVIGGVMPPSREDLLSAQPDFVFSPTTYEFSADQGFASVDQLTEAGAEVYVASGGCQDRRMTGEVADLFTDLENLGQIFDVESEAAALAAETRAILDDVAEATASVDEVRVAQVYVEGNAIQAIGAGVEYDILQLAGADNVYAPDQELFSDFFAATISPESLAEAAPEALVISPYDEANEAMMRDYLTQTFPDMPAVRDGRIIAIPSSDMFPGTLGNVSAVRFLAEQLYPDAF; encoded by the coding sequence ATGCCCACCTACCCACGAGCTCACCGTCGCTCCCCGCTCTTCGCCATCCCGCTCGGACTGTCCGCGCTGCTCCTCGCAGGGTGTGGAGGGGGCGTTGTCGAAGCTGCCGCACCCTCCGCCTCCGGTGACATCGTCACCATCGAGAACTGCGGACGCACATTGACCCTGGACGGGGTGCCCCGAGCCGCCGTGGGCATGCACCCGGCGCAGACCGAGTTGATGCTCCGCCTCGGTCTGGAGGATCTGCTGGTCGGCCAGGCGCAGGCGATGGCACAGAGCCTGCCGTCCGACGTCGCCGCTCAGGCTGAGGACATCCCTGTCATCGGAGGGGTGATGCCGCCCAGTCGTGAGGATCTGCTGTCTGCGCAGCCGGACTTCGTCTTCTCCCCGACGACGTACGAGTTCTCGGCGGACCAGGGTTTCGCGAGCGTCGACCAGCTCACCGAAGCCGGAGCGGAGGTCTATGTCGCATCCGGCGGATGTCAGGACCGCCGCATGACCGGCGAAGTGGCCGACCTCTTCACCGACCTCGAAAACCTGGGGCAGATCTTCGACGTGGAGAGCGAGGCCGCAGCGCTGGCGGCAGAGACGCGCGCCATCCTCGACGACGTTGCCGAGGCAACGGCGTCCGTCGACGAGGTCCGGGTTGCCCAGGTGTACGTGGAGGGTAACGCCATCCAGGCGATCGGCGCCGGTGTCGAGTACGACATCCTCCAGCTGGCGGGTGCCGACAACGTGTATGCGCCCGACCAGGAGCTGTTCTCGGACTTCTTCGCGGCGACGATCAGTCCTGAGTCTCTGGCCGAGGCAGCTCCGGAGGCTCTAGTGATCTCGCCCTATGACGAAGCGAACGAGGCGATGATGCGCGACTACCTCACCCAGACCTTCCCTGATATGCCGGCCGTTCGGGACGGAAGGATCATCGCCATCCCGTCTTCCGACATGTTCCCGGGAACGCTGGGCAACGTCTCGGCGGTTCGCTTTCTCGCGGAGCAGCTGTACCCTGACGCGTTCTGA
- a CDS encoding iron ABC transporter permease → MRATPLWCSGLVSVLALLLVISAAVGSVPVTLLQAGQIVLGHLVPGMPWMVDGSLTPLQDQAVWQFRLPRAMLAALAGAGLALAGALMQVTVRNPLADPYILGVSSGASVGAVSVIVLGSAALGGLSLNIAAFAGALATCVAVALLARSSGTVSPTRMILAGVALGTLLSAVTSYLTISTDAQNVVGVLFFLLGSVSAATMSSLLGPAIALVVACTVAALWSRSLNALMTGDESAISLGVDPARLRILLLVVASLLTGTIVSVAGGIGFVGLVVPHIARILVGADHRRMLPLTVIGGAVFLVTADLLARTVAAPTEIPLGILTAFVGAPFFLWLMRRDGAEKAGFGR, encoded by the coding sequence ATGCGAGCGACCCCCCTGTGGTGCTCGGGGCTTGTGAGCGTTCTCGCTCTGCTTCTCGTCATTTCCGCGGCAGTCGGCTCGGTGCCCGTCACGCTCCTTCAAGCGGGCCAGATCGTCCTTGGGCATCTGGTTCCCGGCATGCCGTGGATGGTGGATGGCTCGCTGACGCCGCTGCAGGATCAGGCGGTGTGGCAGTTCCGGCTGCCCCGCGCGATGTTGGCTGCCCTGGCGGGAGCCGGGCTCGCGCTGGCGGGAGCGCTGATGCAGGTCACCGTCCGCAACCCGCTTGCTGATCCGTACATCCTGGGCGTGTCATCGGGTGCGAGCGTCGGTGCCGTTTCGGTGATCGTGCTCGGCTCAGCAGCGCTGGGTGGGCTGTCGCTGAACATCGCGGCGTTCGCGGGTGCTCTTGCGACCTGTGTGGCCGTGGCTCTGCTGGCCCGGTCCTCAGGCACGGTGTCACCCACCCGGATGATCCTCGCCGGCGTTGCTCTGGGCACACTCCTGAGCGCCGTGACGAGCTATCTGACGATATCGACGGACGCGCAGAACGTCGTGGGCGTCCTGTTCTTCCTCCTCGGCAGCGTGTCGGCTGCCACCATGAGCAGCCTCCTCGGTCCTGCCATTGCGCTCGTTGTGGCCTGCACCGTCGCGGCCCTGTGGTCGCGGTCGTTGAACGCGCTGATGACCGGAGACGAGTCGGCGATCTCGCTGGGGGTGGACCCGGCGCGCCTGCGCATCCTCCTCCTCGTGGTGGCATCGCTGCTGACTGGAACGATCGTCTCGGTTGCCGGCGGCATCGGGTTCGTCGGCTTGGTTGTTCCTCACATCGCCCGCATCCTCGTCGGGGCCGATCACCGGCGAATGCTCCCGCTCACCGTCATCGGCGGTGCGGTGTTCCTGGTGACCGCCGATCTGCTGGCGCGCACCGTCGCCGCGCCCACGGAGATCCCCCTGGGCATTCTCACCGCATTCGTGGGGGCGCCGTTCTTCCTGTGGCTCATGCGTCGGGACGGCGCCGAGAAGGCGGGCTTCGGTCGATGA